In Thauera sedimentorum, a single genomic region encodes these proteins:
- the dcd gene encoding dCTP deaminase, producing the protein MSIKSDKWIRRMAEQHGMIEPFAPELVRNNEHGKIVSYGTSSYGYDVRCANEFKIFTNINSTIVDPKDFDSGNFVDFTGDVCIIPPNSFALARTVEYFRIPRSVLTVCLGKSTYARCGIIVNVTPLEPEWEGHVTLEFSNTTPLPAKIYANEGVAQMLFFESDEVCETSYKDRGGKYFGQTGVTLPKI; encoded by the coding sequence ATGTCCATCAAGTCCGACAAGTGGATCCGCCGCATGGCGGAACAGCACGGCATGATCGAGCCGTTTGCACCGGAGCTGGTGCGCAACAACGAGCACGGCAAGATCGTCTCCTACGGCACCTCGAGCTACGGCTACGACGTGCGCTGCGCCAACGAATTCAAGATCTTCACCAACATCAACTCGACCATCGTCGACCCCAAGGATTTCGACTCGGGCAACTTCGTCGATTTCACCGGCGACGTGTGCATCATCCCGCCGAACTCCTTCGCGCTGGCGCGCACCGTCGAGTATTTCCGCATTCCGCGCAGCGTGCTCACCGTGTGCCTGGGCAAGAGCACCTACGCACGCTGCGGCATCATCGTTAATGTCACCCCGCTGGAGCCCGAGTGGGAAGGCCACGTGACCCTGGAGTTCTCCAACACCACACCGCTGCCGGCCAAGATCTACGCCAACGAAGGCGTGGCGCAGATGCTGTTCTTCGAGTCGGACGAAGTGTGCGAGACCTCCTACAAGGATCGTGGCGGCAAGTATTTCGGCCAGACCGGCGTGACCCTGCCCAAGATCTGA
- a CDS encoding dihydrofolate reductase: MSHRPEVILIAAVARNGVIGRENALPWRLKADLAHFKAATLGHPILMGRKTWESLGRPLPGRRNLVVSRDPAWQAAGAEAFTSPAAALAAADGAEKLFIIGGAELYRQMIEDADTIMLTEVWADVDGDARFPDYDRKRFEEVAREPHQADADNEFDFDFVTYRRLRP; this comes from the coding sequence ATGAGCCACCGGCCGGAAGTTATCCTGATCGCGGCAGTCGCCCGCAACGGCGTCATCGGGCGCGAGAACGCCCTGCCCTGGCGGCTGAAGGCCGACCTCGCGCACTTCAAGGCCGCCACCCTCGGCCATCCCATCCTGATGGGGCGCAAGACCTGGGAGTCGCTCGGACGCCCGCTGCCGGGGCGCCGCAATCTCGTGGTGAGCCGCGACCCCGCCTGGCAGGCAGCCGGTGCGGAAGCCTTCACCAGCCCGGCTGCCGCGCTGGCGGCGGCAGATGGTGCCGAGAAGCTGTTCATCATCGGAGGCGCGGAACTCTACCGCCAGATGATCGAGGACGCCGACACGATCATGCTCACCGAGGTGTGGGCGGACGTGGACGGGGACGCCCGTTTCCCGGACTACGATCGCAAACGCTTCGAAGAGGTGGCCCGCGAGCCCCACCAGGCCGACGCGGACAACGAGTTCGATTTCGACTTCGTCACCTATCGCCGTCTGCGTCCCTGA
- a CDS encoding arginine/lysine/ornithine decarboxylase, translated as MRFHFPVIIIDEDFRSENASGLGIRALAKAIEEEGIEVLGVTSYGDLTSFAQQQSRGSAFILSIDDEEFSSSEAADKAIAGLRAFVEEIRFRNADIPIFLYGETRTSRHIPNDVLREMHGFIHMFEDTPEFIARYVVREAKNYLDSLAPPFFRALTHYAADGSYSWHCPGHSGGVAFLKSPVGQMFHQFFGENMLRADVCNAVEELGQLLDHTGPVAASERNAARIFNCDHLYFVTNGTSTSNKMVWHTTVAPGDIVVVDRNCHKSILHSIIMTGAVPVFLTPTRNHYGIIGPIPLAEFSMENIRKKIEANPFANGASGKKPRILTITQSTYDGVLYNVEAIKDLLDGQIDTLHFDEAWLPHAAFHDFYGDYHAIGADRPRCRESMVFSTQSTHKLLAGLSQASQILVQDSETRKLDRDIFNEAYLMHTSTSPQYAIIASCDVAAAMMEPPGGPALVEESLAEAVEFRRAMRKVDADFGSDDWWFKVWGPEYLAEEGMGTREDWMLKAGERWHGFGDLAEGFNMLDPIKATVITPGLDVDGDFAEWGIPAGILTRYLAEHGIIVEKTGLYSFFIMFTIGITKGRWNTLVTELQQFKDDYDRNQPLWRVMPEFIAKHPRYEKVGLKDLCAQIHSFYKAHDVARLTTEMYLSDMVPAMKPTDAFAKMAHREIERVAIDELEGRVTAMLVTPYPPGIPLLIPGERFNATICRYLQFARDFNAAFPGFETDIHGLVREERDGAVKYYVDCVRQD; from the coding sequence ATGCGTTTCCATTTTCCGGTCATCATCATCGATGAGGACTTCCGTTCCGAGAACGCTTCGGGCCTGGGCATCCGTGCGCTGGCCAAGGCCATCGAGGAGGAAGGCATCGAGGTGCTCGGCGTGACGAGCTATGGCGACCTGACCTCGTTCGCGCAGCAGCAGAGTCGTGGTTCGGCCTTCATCCTGTCGATCGACGACGAGGAGTTCTCCTCGTCCGAAGCCGCCGACAAGGCCATCGCAGGCCTGCGCGCCTTCGTCGAGGAAATCCGTTTCCGCAACGCCGACATCCCGATCTTCCTGTACGGCGAGACGCGCACCAGCCGCCACATTCCGAACGACGTGCTGCGCGAGATGCACGGCTTCATCCACATGTTCGAGGACACCCCGGAGTTCATCGCGCGCTACGTGGTGCGCGAGGCCAAGAACTACCTCGATTCGCTGGCGCCGCCCTTCTTCCGCGCGCTCACCCATTACGCCGCCGACGGCTCCTACTCCTGGCACTGCCCGGGGCACTCGGGCGGGGTGGCCTTCCTGAAGAGCCCGGTGGGGCAGATGTTCCACCAGTTCTTCGGCGAGAACATGCTGCGCGCCGACGTGTGCAACGCGGTTGAAGAGCTCGGTCAGCTGCTCGACCATACCGGCCCGGTGGCGGCCTCCGAGCGCAACGCCGCGCGCATCTTCAACTGCGACCACCTGTACTTCGTCACCAACGGCACCTCGACCTCCAACAAGATGGTCTGGCACACCACCGTGGCGCCGGGCGACATCGTGGTGGTGGACCGCAACTGCCACAAGTCCATCCTCCACTCCATCATCATGACCGGGGCGGTGCCGGTGTTCCTGACGCCCACGCGCAACCACTACGGCATCATCGGGCCGATCCCGCTGGCCGAGTTCTCGATGGAGAACATCCGCAAGAAGATCGAGGCCAACCCGTTCGCCAACGGCGCCAGCGGCAAGAAGCCGCGCATCCTGACCATCACCCAGTCCACCTACGACGGCGTGCTGTACAACGTCGAGGCGATCAAGGACCTGCTCGACGGCCAGATCGACACCCTGCATTTCGACGAGGCCTGGCTGCCGCACGCGGCCTTCCACGACTTCTACGGCGACTACCACGCCATCGGCGCGGACCGTCCGCGTTGCCGCGAGTCCATGGTGTTCTCCACCCAGTCCACCCACAAGCTGCTGGCCGGCCTCAGCCAGGCCTCGCAGATCCTCGTGCAGGACTCCGAGACCCGCAAGCTGGACCGCGACATCTTCAACGAAGCCTACCTGATGCACACCTCCACCAGCCCGCAGTACGCGATCATCGCCTCGTGCGACGTCGCCGCGGCGATGATGGAGCCGCCGGGCGGCCCCGCGCTGGTCGAGGAGTCGCTCGCCGAGGCGGTCGAATTCCGCCGCGCGATGCGCAAGGTCGACGCCGACTTCGGTTCGGACGACTGGTGGTTCAAGGTCTGGGGGCCGGAGTACCTCGCCGAGGAAGGCATGGGCACGCGCGAGGACTGGATGCTCAAGGCCGGCGAACGCTGGCACGGCTTCGGCGATCTCGCCGAAGGCTTCAACATGCTCGATCCGATCAAGGCCACGGTGATCACCCCGGGCCTGGACGTGGATGGCGACTTTGCCGAGTGGGGCATTCCGGCGGGCATCCTCACCCGTTATCTTGCCGAGCACGGCATCATCGTCGAGAAGACCGGGCTGTACTCCTTCTTCATCATGTTCACCATCGGCATCACCAAGGGCCGCTGGAACACGCTGGTCACCGAGCTGCAGCAGTTCAAGGACGACTACGACCGCAACCAGCCGCTGTGGCGCGTGATGCCGGAGTTCATCGCCAAGCATCCGCGCTACGAGAAGGTCGGCCTGAAGGACCTGTGCGCGCAGATCCACAGCTTCTACAAGGCGCACGACGTGGCGCGCCTGACCACCGAGATGTACCTGTCGGACATGGTGCCGGCGATGAAGCCGACCGACGCCTTCGCCAAGATGGCGCATCGCGAGATCGAGCGTGTGGCGATCGACGAACTGGAAGGGCGGGTCACCGCGATGCTGGTCACCCCCTATCCGCCGGGCATCCCGCTCTTGATCCCGGGCGAGCGCTTCAACGCGACCATCTGCCGCTACCTGCAGTTCGCGCGCGATTTCAACGCCGCGTTCCCGGGCTTCGAGACCGACATCCACGGCCTGGTGCGCGAGGAACGCGACGGTGCGGTGAAGTACTACGTGGATTGCGTGCGCCAGGACTGA